Proteins from one Podospora pseudoanserina strain CBS 124.78 chromosome 1, whole genome shotgun sequence genomic window:
- the SER2 gene encoding Phosphoserine phosphatase (COG:E; EggNog:ENOG503NXBJ), whose product MSQEPQSPSRQGRPSMTASMRSSSFLREHQQYRPPSKPENHYGIDTVVEDLQATSVSPPREISPFKGIPSAENPPRIVDGQSHELSHPNCTPLPGASTNRLIATLFYKSTNPRVSNAIPSPQRNPSPKGSGQSPSVRAADSDLPPTMAPTSKLDDFPLEPPATEPEPLDHLYGANVSPMCIASFLHLMSTFPLPAGSTDLHSSHRCLKIDQSHQEHHPTVVELTLSPAPASDYLPLKDLRKHELIYRFEREWNVDVALRADTLWRRYPRLVVFDMDSTLITQEVIDLLAATIKDPPDLAARVADITHRAMMGELEFDSAFRERVKLLAGLPGTLFNELRPVLDVTNGVRPLIKALKRLGVKTAVLSGGFLPLTSWLAGELGIDYAHANEVVIDEQTGKLTGEVKGRIVGKERKRELLIEIAEKEGIALEQVVAVGDGANDLLMMEAAGLGVAWNAKPMVQMEASSRLNGDSLLDLLHLFGFTEEEVRQLSA is encoded by the coding sequence ATGTCTCAGGAACCTCAGTCTCCCTCCCGTCAGGGTCGCCCCTCCATGACTGCTTCGATGCGGAGCAGTTCGTTTCTTAGAGAGCATCAGCAGTACCGTCCTCCAAGCAAGCCCGAGAACCACTACGGAATCGACACGGTTGTGGAGGATCTCCAAGCCACCAGCGTGTCCCCCCCGCGCGAGATCTCTCCCTTCAAGGGAATCCCCTCAGCTGAGAACCCGCCCAGGATTGTCGATGGCCAGAGCCATGAGTTGTCGCATCCCAACTGCACGCCTTTGCCTGGCGCTTCCACCAACAGACTGATCGCTACTCTGTTTTACAAGTCCACTAACCCCAGAGTATCAAATGCTATCCCCTCACCGCAGCGCAATCCGTCTCCCAAGGGGAGCGGTCAGTCGCCCTCGGTCCGCGCCGCCGACTCGGACCTCCCCCCTACCATGGCGCCCACCAGCAAGCTCGACGACTTTCCCCTCGAGCCTCCCGCCACCGAGCCTGAGCCCCTCGACCACCTTTACGGCGCCAACGTCTCGCCGATGTGCATCGCCTCCTTCCTTCACCTCATGTCTACCTTTCCTCTCCCTGCCGGCTCGACCGACCTTCACTCTTCTCACCGTTGCCTGAAGATCGACCAGTCTCACCAAGAACACCATCCCACCGTCGTCGAGCTCACCCTTTCCCCGGCGCCCGCTTCCGACTACCTTCCCCTGAAGGACCTCCGCAAGCACGAGCTCATCTACCGCTTCGAGAGAGAATGGAACGTCGACGTAGCCCTCCGAGCCGATACCCTCTGGCGCCGGTACCCCCGCTTGGTGGTGTTCGACATGGACAGCACCCTCATTACTCAGGAGGTCATCGATCTCCTGGCTGCCACCATCAAGGACCCCCCTGATCTTGCTGCCCGTGTGGCAGATATCACCCATCGCGCCATGATGGGAGAGCTCGAGTTCGACTCTGCCTTCCGCGAGCGCGTAAAGTTGCTTGCTGGCCTCCCAGGGACGCTCTTCAATGAGCTTCGCCCTGTACTTGACGTTACAAACGGTGTCAGACCGTTGATCAAGGCTCTCAAGAGGCTTGGCGTCAAGACCGCCGTCTTGTCAGGTGgtttcttgcccttgaccAGCTGGTTGGCTGGTGAGCTGGGAATTGACTATGCTCATGCCAATGAGGTTGTCATCGATGAGCAGACCGGGAAGCTGACCGGTGAGGTCAAGGGGAGGATCGTCggaaaggagagaaagagagagttGTTGATCGAGATTGCAGAGAAAGAGGGCATCGCACTTGAACAGGTTGTTGCGGTCGGTGATGGAGCGAATgacttgttgatgatggaagcCGCGGGCTTGGGAGTGGCGTGGAACGCGAAGCCTATGGTGCAGATGGAGGCAAGCTCGAGGTTGAACGGGGATAGTCTTTTGGATTTGCTGCATTTGTTTGGGtttaccgaggaggaggtaagGCAGCTTTCAGCTTAG